Proteins encoded by one window of Prevotella nigrescens:
- a CDS encoding FAD:protein FMN transferase, giving the protein MDKKTNKKLLWQLPFLVLLIIGAVFVIKQQHSAPYQYNEGQIFGTFYHITYQNNEDLQKEIEAELKNVDNSLSTFNKQSIISKINRNEPTQLDELFIDVFDKAKTISKETVGAFDITVAPLVNLWGFGFGVKHGQKPSKQRIDSLMQFVGYDKISLVGKKIQKTDPRIMLDCSAIAKGYGSDVVARLFRKYDIKNFMIEIGGEIVVSGISENNQPWKIGINKPVEDSTNMNTEIQTILSITNKAMATSGNYRNFYYKGGKKFAHTIDPETGYPVQHSLLSATVLANDCATADAFATAFMVMGVEKAKKILENHKELMAYFVYSDQKGKLKVWYSPELKKKIVQ; this is encoded by the coding sequence ATGGATAAAAAAACAAATAAGAAACTACTTTGGCAGTTGCCTTTTTTAGTGTTGCTCATAATAGGTGCTGTTTTCGTTATAAAACAACAACATTCTGCACCCTATCAATACAACGAGGGGCAGATTTTTGGAACGTTTTATCACATAACTTATCAAAACAATGAAGACTTGCAAAAGGAAATCGAGGCAGAATTGAAGAACGTAGACAATTCGTTGTCTACGTTCAATAAACAGTCTATCATTTCAAAAATAAACAGAAACGAACCTACTCAGCTCGACGAACTGTTCATAGATGTTTTCGATAAAGCAAAAACAATATCAAAAGAAACCGTTGGTGCTTTCGACATTACAGTTGCACCACTTGTAAACTTATGGGGATTTGGCTTCGGGGTTAAACATGGACAAAAGCCATCAAAACAAAGAATAGATAGTTTAATGCAATTTGTTGGCTATGACAAAATATCGCTCGTGGGGAAAAAAATACAGAAAACAGATCCACGCATAATGCTCGATTGTTCAGCTATTGCTAAAGGATACGGTTCAGATGTTGTGGCACGGTTATTCAGAAAGTACGATATTAAAAACTTTATGATAGAAATTGGCGGTGAGATAGTTGTAAGCGGAATTAGCGAAAATAATCAACCTTGGAAGATTGGCATTAATAAACCCGTTGAAGACAGTACTAATATGAATACCGAAATACAAACCATACTCAGCATTACCAACAAAGCAATGGCAACCAGTGGGAACTATCGCAACTTCTACTATAAAGGTGGGAAGAAATTTGCGCATACCATCGATCCTGAAACAGGTTATCCTGTACAACATTCTCTGCTTTCAGCTACAGTATTAGCTAACGATTGTGCAACAGCCGATGCTTTCGCTACAGCTTTTATGGTAATGGGTGTAGAGAAAGCCAAAAAGATTTTGGAAAATCATAAGGAACTTATGGCTTATTTCGTTTATTCCGACCAGAAAGGGAAACTCAAAGTTTGGTACAGCCCAGAACTAAAAAAGAAAATTGTACAATAA
- a CDS encoding glycosyltransferase family 2 protein — MDISVIIPLYNEEESLPELHAWICRVMDANHFSYEIIFVNDGSTDKSWEVIQQLSKENKNVRGIKFRRNYGKSPALFCGFKAAQGNVVITMDADLQDSPDEIPALYQMITEEGYDLVSGYKQKRYDPLTKTIPTKLFNATARKISGVKNLHDFNCGLKAYKKDVVKNIEVYGEMHRYIPYLAKEAGFTKIGEKVVHHQARKYGTTKFGINRFFNGYLDLITLWFLTNFGKKPMHVFGLLGSFVFLVGFISFLWLVIEKTINLFSGIYGDLLTHHATFFIALTAMILGTLLFLAGFLGDLISRNSDRRNDYLIEEEINL, encoded by the coding sequence ATGGATATATCGGTTATAATACCACTCTATAACGAAGAAGAAAGTTTGCCTGAATTGCATGCTTGGATTTGCAGAGTAATGGATGCAAACCACTTCTCGTACGAAATAATTTTTGTAAATGATGGCTCTACCGACAAGAGTTGGGAAGTCATTCAACAGCTTAGCAAAGAAAACAAAAATGTGCGTGGCATCAAGTTTCGTAGAAATTACGGAAAGAGTCCTGCGCTTTTCTGTGGTTTTAAAGCAGCACAAGGCAATGTTGTTATAACTATGGACGCAGATCTCCAAGATTCGCCCGACGAGATTCCTGCACTTTACCAAATGATTACCGAAGAAGGTTACGACCTTGTAAGTGGTTACAAACAAAAACGCTACGACCCATTAACAAAAACCATTCCTACAAAACTTTTTAATGCTACAGCACGAAAAATTAGTGGCGTAAAAAATTTACACGACTTTAATTGTGGACTGAAAGCATACAAAAAAGATGTCGTAAAAAATATCGAGGTGTATGGAGAAATGCACCGTTATATTCCATACTTGGCAAAAGAAGCCGGGTTTACAAAGATTGGAGAGAAGGTAGTACACCATCAAGCACGTAAATACGGAACTACAAAGTTTGGGATTAATCGTTTTTTTAATGGTTATCTCGACTTAATAACACTTTGGTTTCTAACCAACTTCGGAAAAAAACCTATGCATGTATTCGGACTGTTGGGCAGTTTCGTTTTCCTTGTTGGGTTCATTTCTTTTCTCTGGCTGGTTATTGAAAAGACCATTAATCTTTTTAGTGGCATTTATGGCGATTTGCTCACCCACCATGCAACATTCTTCATTGCATTAACAGCAATGATTTTAGGAACACTACTCTTCCTTGCCGGTTTCCTGGGCGACTTAATAAGTCGTAACAGCGATAGACGAAACGACTATCTTATCGAAGAGGAAATAAACTTATAA
- a CDS encoding DUF4199 domain-containing protein yields the protein MNYEEIKQLRVYARYDGIYLAIVWTASFACFLLLPLSSVFSTFSSLLTISTPFFVAYRLKIYREVGLNGIISFKRAYFYCMRVFVNAALLFSLLQWLYMTYLDHGKVVRIITSVTSLPEYNSFFAAMGIGRKEFIATLPEVFSPTPMAINCLMYEVLFGAIISLIVSAIMARNKK from the coding sequence ATGAATTATGAAGAAATAAAACAACTTCGTGTCTATGCACGATACGACGGTATATATTTAGCAATAGTATGGACAGCAAGTTTCGCCTGCTTCTTGCTATTACCATTGTCTTCTGTTTTTTCTACTTTCAGTTCATTGCTCACAATATCAACTCCATTCTTTGTGGCCTACCGATTGAAAATATACAGGGAAGTAGGTTTAAACGGAATTATTTCGTTTAAGCGAGCTTATTTTTATTGCATGCGTGTTTTCGTAAATGCTGCTTTGCTTTTTAGTCTGCTGCAATGGCTTTATATGACCTACTTAGACCATGGGAAAGTGGTACGAATAATAACTTCCGTAACATCTCTTCCCGAATATAACAGTTTCTTTGCAGCAATGGGAATAGGCAGAAAAGAATTTATAGCAACATTACCAGAAGTTTTTTCGCCAACACCAATGGCAATAAATTGTTTAATGTACGAAGTTCTTTTTGGAGCAATTATTAGTCTTATAGTATCGGCTATAATGGCACGTAATAAAAAATAA
- the rsmI gene encoding 16S rRNA (cytidine(1402)-2'-O)-methyltransferase, giving the protein MGILYLVPTPVGNMEDMTFRAVRILKEADLILCEDTRTSSNLLKHFDIKNHLVSHHKYNEHGTAAKIVDRLKAGETIALISDAGTPGISDPGFYLAREAISAGITVQTLPGATALIPAIVSSGFPCDRFCFEGFLPQKKGRKTQIESLASETRTMIFYESPYRIVKTLEQFIEGFGESRMVSCCREISKVYEESVRGTLVQVLAHFKETTPKGEFVIVLAGKEKERKRKDINEEQHSSKYNENR; this is encoded by the coding sequence ATGGGAATTTTATATCTTGTACCAACACCAGTAGGGAATATGGAAGACATGACATTTCGTGCCGTTCGTATTCTTAAGGAAGCAGACTTGATACTCTGTGAAGATACTCGCACGTCGAGTAACTTGTTGAAACATTTCGATATAAAAAACCATTTAGTATCCCACCACAAATATAATGAACACGGAACAGCAGCAAAAATAGTAGACAGGCTAAAGGCTGGCGAAACTATTGCGCTCATCTCCGATGCAGGTACACCCGGAATTAGCGACCCAGGCTTCTATTTGGCTCGCGAAGCTATTTCAGCAGGCATTACAGTCCAGACACTTCCAGGTGCCACTGCCCTAATTCCAGCAATTGTTTCGAGTGGTTTTCCGTGCGACCGCTTTTGTTTCGAAGGTTTCTTGCCACAAAAGAAAGGACGCAAGACACAGATAGAAAGCCTTGCCAGCGAAACCCGGACAATGATATTTTACGAATCACCCTATCGCATCGTAAAAACATTGGAACAATTCATCGAAGGCTTTGGTGAAAGTCGTATGGTTAGTTGTTGTCGCGAAATATCTAAGGTGTACGAAGAAAGTGTGCGCGGAACTTTAGTCCAAGTGCTTGCACATTTCAAAGAAACTACACCCAAAGGCGAATTTGTCATAGTATTGGCAGGGAAAGAGAAAGAGAGAAAAAGAAAAGACATTAACGAAGAGCAACATTCTTCGAAGTATAATGAAAATAGATAG
- a CDS encoding protein-disulfide reductase DsbD family protein, with product MRSKILLALFALFSLTAMAQNPVRFSVQQKKVSPTEVDVIFTGKIDAGWHVYSTGLPAGGPTSAALTTEKAEGAQPMGKLTPRGKEINVFDKVFEMKLRYFEHSVSFVQKYKITGKTYKIAGYMEYGACNDEMCMPPSSVEFSYSGNGPADAPAATETTAAKEGENEIGEAAAAPGATTDTAKTAELGGTMPGDSVQAAGTGAATASELWQPVIKELKAFGAEKDNNDKSLWGIFLMGIVGGFIALLTPCVWPIIPMTVSFFLKRAKDDKKKGIRDAVTYGISIIVIYMGLAAVITALFGPQKLNELATNAPFNIFFFLMLVVFALSFFGWFELRLPASWGNAIDNKAAATTGLLSIFLMAFTLSLVSFSCTAPVVGLLLVQAATSGDWVAPAIGMFGFAFALALPFTLFALFPTWLKQAPKSGSWMNMIKVVLGFIELAFAFKFLSVADLAYGWRILDRETFLAIWIVIFGIMGLYLIGKVKFPHDDQTQTAMPVPAIMLGMISLAFTIYMIPGLWGAPLKAVSAFAPPIYTQDFNLHHQEVEPKYKDYEEGMRAAAQAGKPVLLDFTGFGCVNCRKMEGAVWTNAEVAEKLNNDYILISLYVDDKTPLKEPIKVKRPDGTTRTLRTVGDKWSYLEESKFGYLAQPFYVTVDNHGNPLSGSFVYKEDIPGYLDFLNKGIENYKK from the coding sequence ATGAGATCTAAGATTCTTTTAGCCTTGTTTGCGTTATTCAGCCTCACAGCGATGGCGCAAAACCCTGTACGTTTCAGTGTACAACAAAAGAAAGTATCGCCAACAGAGGTAGATGTTATCTTTACAGGTAAAATCGATGCAGGCTGGCACGTATATTCAACAGGACTTCCAGCCGGAGGACCAACATCGGCTGCACTCACCACTGAAAAGGCAGAAGGTGCGCAGCCAATGGGCAAACTGACACCACGAGGTAAAGAAATAAACGTGTTCGACAAGGTGTTCGAAATGAAACTCCGCTACTTCGAACACAGTGTGAGCTTCGTACAGAAATATAAAATAACGGGCAAAACCTACAAGATTGCAGGCTATATGGAATATGGCGCATGCAACGACGAAATGTGTATGCCACCTTCTTCTGTAGAGTTCAGCTATTCTGGCAACGGGCCAGCCGACGCACCGGCAGCAACAGAAACTACAGCAGCCAAAGAAGGAGAAAACGAAATTGGAGAAGCGGCAGCTGCTCCAGGTGCAACGACAGATACGGCAAAGACAGCCGAATTGGGCGGAACAATGCCAGGCGACTCTGTGCAAGCTGCAGGTACCGGCGCAGCAACGGCTTCAGAACTTTGGCAACCCGTGATTAAAGAGCTGAAAGCGTTTGGCGCAGAGAAAGACAACAACGACAAGTCTTTATGGGGCATCTTCCTCATGGGCATCGTGGGAGGCTTCATCGCCTTGCTAACACCTTGCGTATGGCCTATTATTCCAATGACGGTAAGCTTCTTCCTGAAACGTGCCAAAGACGACAAGAAGAAAGGTATCCGCGATGCCGTAACCTACGGAATCTCCATCATCGTAATCTACATGGGTTTGGCAGCCGTCATCACAGCCCTATTCGGTCCGCAGAAGCTGAACGAACTGGCAACAAACGCACCGTTCAACATCTTCTTCTTCCTCATGCTGGTAGTGTTCGCATTGAGTTTCTTCGGCTGGTTCGAACTCCGTTTGCCAGCATCGTGGGGAAATGCAATCGACAACAAGGCAGCAGCAACGACAGGTCTGCTTTCCATCTTCCTGATGGCATTCACACTTTCTTTGGTGTCATTCTCTTGCACGGCACCGGTAGTAGGACTTCTTCTTGTACAAGCAGCCACAAGTGGCGACTGGGTAGCACCGGCAATCGGCATGTTTGGTTTTGCATTTGCATTAGCTTTACCTTTCACACTGTTTGCATTGTTCCCAACATGGCTGAAGCAAGCACCTAAATCAGGTTCATGGATGAACATGATCAAGGTAGTGTTAGGCTTCATAGAATTAGCATTCGCCTTCAAGTTCCTGTCAGTTGCCGACCTTGCATACGGCTGGCGCATACTCGACAGAGAAACATTCCTCGCAATATGGATTGTTATCTTCGGAATAATGGGACTCTATCTCATTGGCAAAGTGAAGTTCCCACACGACGACCAGACACAAACAGCCATGCCGGTACCAGCAATTATGCTTGGCATGATATCTTTAGCCTTCACCATATATATGATTCCAGGTCTTTGGGGTGCACCTTTGAAAGCTGTCAGTGCATTCGCACCACCTATTTACACACAAGACTTCAACTTGCACCATCAAGAAGTAGAGCCAAAATACAAAGATTACGAAGAAGGAATGCGTGCCGCTGCACAAGCCGGAAAGCCAGTCTTGCTCGACTTTACAGGATTTGGTTGTGTAAACTGTCGTAAGATGGAAGGCGCAGTGTGGACAAATGCAGAAGTAGCTGAGAAACTTAACAACGACTACATATTGATTTCACTCTACGTAGACGACAAGACTCCGCTGAAAGAACCTATCAAAGTAAAACGTCCCGATGGAACAACACGTACGTTACGTACAGTCGGCGACAAATGGAGCTATCTGGAAGAATCTAAATTCGGATACTTGGCACAACCATTCTATGTAACGGTAGACAACCATGGAAATCCACTTAGCGGCAGCTTCGTTTACAAGGAAGATATTCCAGGGTATCTTGACTTCCTGAATAAAGGTATTGAAAACTACAAGAAGTAA
- a CDS encoding histidinol phosphate phosphatase, producing MAGKSLSYVLVERKLNVGPKGKQIMQIAQPTKRRRVDFESFCAQVARATTFTRQEVAAVLSYSAEVARDLVASGDIVEYGDLGTLKPSFKSKAVPKGEKFKPNVHIEKAMVKLSPSPKYFTLNDVSYEQVSKSKKKSKL from the coding sequence ATGGCAGGAAAATCATTGAGCTATGTTCTGGTGGAGCGTAAACTAAACGTAGGTCCGAAAGGCAAACAGATAATGCAGATTGCACAGCCGACGAAACGTCGCCGGGTAGATTTTGAAAGCTTTTGTGCGCAAGTGGCTCGTGCAACCACGTTCACCCGGCAAGAAGTTGCGGCTGTTTTGAGCTATTCTGCAGAGGTAGCACGCGATCTTGTGGCAAGTGGCGACATTGTTGAATATGGCGACCTGGGTACGCTTAAACCATCGTTTAAAAGCAAGGCAGTGCCAAAGGGCGAAAAATTCAAGCCCAACGTGCATATAGAAAAGGCTATGGTTAAGCTTTCGCCATCGCCTAAATATTTCACGCTGAACGATGTGTCGTACGAACAAGTGAGCAAGTCGAAGAAGAAAAGTAAGCTGTAG
- a CDS encoding leucine-rich repeat protein — MKKYMKRVLLMATCAILGSLNVMRAGHNQPGAPCVKMHFAGKTGSKYALLIMGAEAGEYTLDWGDGKTHKGKLNKTATRIQGNIEAQDLTIYGNIAVLECSNNQLTTLDVTKLSALTYLISRKNFVRDLDVSGNPELKLLYVQDSPLEQLDLTHNSKIDSLILTNNRLKELTLASHPTLELLMCTSNAQLKHLNLKDCPKLKHLDALQTLVDEYDLSKNSELRYVAVGLGRPLRTLSLPTNNKIDTLMVPAAGLKTIDLSQTKQLKLLGIDNNYELSQLDLTGMTQLKALSCEGNALTSLNLSACRNLESLVCNNNQLTTLDVSGLNKLETLTCFSNDLATLNLTGCTSMKNLDCSVNPKLSTADFPRSLTSLNCSSCNFTQIETTILPLLTNLTCDGNQIGTLNLTAQTKLTAINCGNNKIEQLDFSNCTSLLDVVIAGNPISGGIGFNNCNNLRYVSVNNTKLDACALNAMYRSLREKRPEDDESDLHGILLYNNVPGAAKVSNTQIATDKGWMVSVVGDGTGCQEEGDRIKKVVVSVDKAGELEDKIPENVWLDVVDTLKIVGPLNSYDLRWVRKFCGSDEYGALIPTTLKRIDLSEVTFVSTGDTSDSYYIFTDDMGKDRKYFVDGAKPTLLPEKLFFKCCSIESVVLPKHIREIGIGAFFKCVSMKEVLIPDEVTEIQNTAFGVCDALETIQLPSKLKTMGNYVFTYCAKLKEVTIPDGVTKINKRTFDQTPKLKKLTLPKSLRELAIEAFFGANGLEQIQIPDGITTLPEGAFGMCEALKKAELPASLTKIDKNAFQDCHNLETIELKEGLKHIAVYAFQNCKKLHNVTLPNSLETIENEAFLNCNDMAGLKLGSGLKTIGEKAFFHNHGIESLEIPKTTEKIDYAAFAECLGLKRVALGMSAAELVDNPFLGCAALQSFEVDANNEKYAAENGTLYAKDYTTLYIYPNGKNDKNFTMNASTKKVADFAFWYCKNLEKVEFSPAFNEFGYRAFCGCSGLNSLTVKTSAPVENPYTDDVFEGVKRETCTLTVPAGSKQAYSASRTWKDFNIVEATPDAIESVYSEKPTVQNHENSIVVSGVEPQFNTVALYNLTGCKLAEVAVQSGNARIDATGVPSGVYVITLRGAKRSCSLKLIRQ, encoded by the coding sequence ATGAAAAAGTATATGAAACGAGTGTTATTAATGGCTACTTGTGCCATTTTAGGCTCGCTGAATGTCATGCGAGCAGGACACAACCAGCCTGGTGCACCTTGTGTAAAGATGCACTTTGCAGGCAAAACTGGTAGTAAATATGCGCTCTTGATTATGGGTGCAGAAGCAGGAGAGTACACGCTTGACTGGGGAGATGGTAAGACCCACAAAGGCAAACTCAACAAAACAGCCACACGAATACAAGGAAATATCGAAGCACAAGACCTGACTATTTATGGCAACATTGCAGTGTTGGAGTGTTCCAACAACCAACTAACAACGCTTGATGTTACGAAACTGTCCGCACTAACATATCTTATCTCGCGAAAGAACTTTGTAAGAGACTTGGACGTATCGGGCAATCCAGAACTGAAACTTCTCTACGTGCAAGACTCGCCGTTAGAACAACTCGACCTAACGCATAATTCCAAGATAGACAGTCTTATTCTAACCAATAACCGACTTAAGGAACTGACGCTTGCATCGCACCCAACGTTGGAACTATTAATGTGCACATCGAACGCACAACTAAAACACTTGAACCTAAAAGACTGTCCCAAGCTGAAACATCTTGATGCTTTGCAAACACTTGTGGACGAATACGACTTGAGCAAGAACAGCGAACTGAGGTATGTAGCCGTAGGATTAGGACGGCCATTGCGCACACTCTCACTACCAACAAACAACAAGATTGACACGTTGATGGTGCCTGCTGCCGGACTGAAGACGATAGATTTATCGCAAACAAAGCAGCTGAAACTGTTAGGAATAGACAACAACTACGAGCTTTCCCAGCTCGACTTGACGGGAATGACACAACTTAAAGCTCTGTCATGTGAAGGGAACGCCCTCACAAGTCTGAACCTATCAGCCTGCCGAAACCTTGAGTCGCTGGTGTGCAACAACAATCAGCTAACTACGCTCGACGTCAGCGGACTGAATAAATTAGAAACACTTACCTGTTTTTCTAACGACCTTGCCACACTGAACCTAACAGGCTGCACAAGCATGAAAAACTTAGACTGCTCGGTAAATCCGAAATTAAGCACGGCAGATTTCCCACGTTCGCTCACCTCGCTCAATTGTAGCAGCTGCAATTTCACACAGATAGAAACAACAATACTGCCATTGCTAACCAATCTTACTTGCGACGGTAACCAAATAGGCACGCTCAACCTGACTGCACAGACAAAACTCACTGCTATCAATTGTGGTAACAACAAAATTGAACAGCTCGATTTCAGCAACTGTACAAGTCTGCTCGACGTTGTCATTGCGGGCAATCCCATCAGCGGTGGCATTGGTTTCAACAACTGCAACAATCTGCGCTATGTTTCGGTGAACAACACAAAGTTAGATGCGTGTGCCCTGAATGCCATGTATCGTTCGTTGAGAGAAAAGCGGCCAGAGGACGACGAAAGCGACTTGCACGGCATTCTGCTATATAATAATGTGCCAGGAGCAGCCAAAGTGAGCAACACTCAGATTGCAACAGACAAGGGCTGGATGGTTTCGGTAGTAGGCGACGGAACAGGTTGCCAAGAAGAAGGCGACCGAATAAAGAAGGTTGTGGTAAGTGTGGATAAAGCAGGCGAACTTGAAGACAAGATTCCCGAGAACGTTTGGCTCGATGTTGTGGACACGCTGAAGATAGTTGGTCCGCTGAACAGTTACGACCTGCGCTGGGTAAGAAAGTTCTGCGGTTCCGACGAATACGGTGCGCTGATACCCACAACGCTAAAAAGAATAGACCTCTCCGAAGTTACCTTTGTATCTACAGGCGACACATCGGATAGCTATTACATCTTTACCGATGACATGGGCAAGGACAGAAAGTACTTTGTTGATGGCGCAAAGCCTACCTTGCTGCCCGAGAAGCTATTCTTTAAATGTTGCAGCATAGAGTCGGTGGTGCTTCCGAAACATATCCGAGAAATAGGCATCGGTGCATTCTTTAAATGCGTCAGCATGAAAGAAGTTTTAATTCCAGACGAAGTTACCGAGATACAAAACACGGCATTTGGCGTTTGCGACGCATTGGAAACTATTCAGTTGCCATCGAAACTAAAAACAATGGGCAACTACGTATTCACCTATTGTGCGAAGCTGAAAGAGGTTACGATACCCGATGGCGTAACGAAAATAAACAAGCGGACATTCGACCAGACGCCCAAGCTCAAGAAGCTGACGCTGCCAAAATCGCTCCGAGAATTAGCTATTGAAGCTTTCTTCGGTGCGAACGGATTGGAACAGATTCAAATTCCCGACGGCATTACCACCTTACCCGAAGGCGCTTTCGGTATGTGCGAAGCACTGAAGAAAGCAGAACTGCCCGCATCGCTCACAAAGATAGACAAGAATGCTTTCCAGGATTGCCACAACTTGGAGACGATAGAACTGAAAGAAGGACTAAAGCACATTGCCGTGTATGCGTTCCAGAACTGCAAGAAGCTACACAACGTTACGCTTCCAAACTCATTGGAAACCATAGAAAACGAAGCTTTCCTGAATTGCAACGACATGGCAGGACTGAAGTTGGGAAGCGGATTAAAGACGATTGGCGAGAAAGCATTCTTCCACAATCACGGCATAGAATCGCTCGAAATCCCTAAGACGACAGAGAAGATAGACTACGCTGCCTTTGCCGAATGCCTCGGACTGAAGCGAGTGGCACTGGGCATGTCGGCTGCCGAACTTGTAGACAATCCGTTCCTGGGTTGTGCTGCCCTCCAGTCGTTCGAAGTTGATGCCAACAATGAAAAGTATGCTGCAGAGAATGGTACGCTCTACGCAAAGGATTACACGACGCTCTACATCTATCCGAACGGAAAGAACGACAAGAACTTTACGATGAATGCCAGCACAAAGAAAGTAGCCGACTTTGCCTTCTGGTATTGCAAGAATCTTGAGAAGGTAGAGTTTTCGCCTGCTTTCAACGAGTTCGGATACAGAGCATTCTGCGGTTGCAGCGGGTTGAACAGTCTGACGGTCAAGACCAGTGCCCCCGTGGAAAACCCTTACACGGACGATGTGTTCGAAGGCGTAAAGCGAGAAACATGTACACTTACCGTACCGGCAGGAAGCAAGCAAGCTTACAGTGCATCGCGCACATGGAAAGACTTTAACATTGTTGAGGCCACGCCAGATGCTATAGAATCCGTGTACAGCGAAAAACCAACGGTGCAGAACCACGAAAACAGCATAGTCGTATCAGGCGTAGAGCCCCAGTTCAATACAGTTGCACTCTACAACCTTACTGGCTGCAAGCTCGCAGAAGTTGCAGTGCAATCAGGCAATGCCCGAATAGATGCAACTGGCGTTCCTTCAGGAGTCTACGTGATTACACTCCGTGGTGCCAAGAGAAGTTGCTCGCTGAAACTTATACGGCAGTAA
- a CDS encoding tetratricopeptide repeat protein, with translation MIDYSIRYYENQNDNIEKLTEAYFYKGVVLYEHKQIKDAIVYIKKAEYVARKLSTHPIKLQIYENLFVINEESGERQLALKYAKKVLDIANTLKDKVQLARAYNNIAVAYNKLHQTDSANVYITKSMKMLHYIPRNEQIYILNNIGAQLIGTDPQRAKVVLLKAISIAPMGAAFDNLATIYMREGNMHRANELWDKALKTNSMQVRTDVMTSRFRHQCATADYKGAAETAQQLISAKDSLYKSWKENDIRNNQMAFDNIKAEQEYEHKTEMGIFTIVLLSLSLVAIFLFLRYRTYKARNALALDQLRIKDFECQIADFEKQGQAKEKEIEELYRKRKNFLEKHRENLSEGHKLYIDVMEGKTIALWRKKEFENFIEYYRLINMSYVDALEVEYDSLSPKNQFFLIMEHIGKSDKEIMRIMGLADGSIRSIRSRINKRRIVY, from the coding sequence ATGATAGACTACAGCATACGTTATTATGAAAATCAGAACGACAATATAGAGAAATTAACCGAAGCATATTTCTATAAGGGAGTAGTTCTGTACGAACACAAACAAATAAAAGATGCCATTGTCTATATTAAAAAGGCAGAATATGTAGCACGAAAGCTTTCAACACACCCTATAAAACTACAGATATACGAAAATCTTTTTGTGATAAACGAAGAATCAGGCGAACGACAACTTGCTTTAAAGTATGCGAAGAAAGTGCTCGACATAGCCAATACACTAAAAGATAAGGTGCAATTGGCACGAGCCTACAACAATATAGCGGTGGCGTATAACAAGCTGCACCAAACCGATAGTGCGAATGTTTATATAACAAAAAGCATGAAGATGTTGCACTATATACCTCGTAACGAACAAATATATATACTTAACAATATCGGGGCACAACTTATTGGGACCGACCCACAGAGGGCAAAAGTAGTATTATTGAAAGCAATAAGCATAGCACCAATGGGAGCTGCATTCGATAATCTTGCTACTATTTATATGCGTGAGGGCAATATGCATAGAGCAAACGAGTTGTGGGACAAGGCACTTAAAACGAATAGCATGCAGGTAAGGACCGATGTTATGACTTCAAGGTTCAGACATCAATGTGCTACGGCAGACTATAAAGGAGCTGCAGAAACCGCACAGCAACTTATTAGTGCAAAAGACAGCTTGTATAAGAGTTGGAAAGAGAACGACATACGAAACAATCAGATGGCATTCGACAATATAAAAGCCGAACAAGAATACGAACACAAGACTGAAATGGGAATCTTTACTATTGTGCTATTGTCGCTCTCGCTCGTTGCCATCTTTCTATTCTTGCGCTACAGAACTTATAAAGCAAGGAATGCACTTGCCCTGGACCAACTGCGAATTAAAGATTTTGAATGTCAGATTGCAGATTTTGAAAAACAAGGACAGGCAAAAGAAAAGGAGATAGAAGAATTGTACAGAAAGCGCAAGAATTTTCTCGAGAAGCATAGAGAAAATCTAAGCGAGGGACACAAGCTTTATATTGATGTTATGGAAGGGAAAACCATTGCCCTTTGGAGGAAGAAGGAATTCGAAAACTTTATAGAATACTATCGGCTGATAAATATGAGTTATGTTGATGCATTAGAGGTTGAGTACGATTCGCTATCCCCGAAAAATCAGTTCTTCCTTATAATGGAACACATAGGTAAAAGCGATAAGGAGATAATGCGTATTATGGGACTTGCTGATGGGTCTATTCGATCTATTCGCTCCAGGATTAATAAACGCCGAATTGTTTATTAA